DNA sequence from the Limisphaerales bacterium genome:
CTCCGCCAAGCCCTGAACGACCAAGCCCCCGCCGTAGCCGCCATCGCCGCCGAGGCCCTCGCCCGCCACGGCCAAGGCAAAGACGCCACCCTCGCCATGGAAAAACTCCTGCAACTGGCCAACGGCGAACAGCACTCCATCTACACCGCCATGCTCGCCCTCAACGCGCTGGACCACACCGACGCCAAGGCCAAGCCCTACACCGACGCCATTGCCAAGCTCCCCCGCCAAGCCAAAGTCGTCCCGCCGCGAATGGGAAATTACATCCGGCGGCTTTTGGAAAAAACCACAGCGGATTTGAAATAGCCTCACGCCGAGTCGCGGAGACCCGGAGGGGGGAATTCCTCACCGCGTCTCTGCGCCTCCGCCTGAGCTGAAGGCATACCCCGGCTGATATGGAGTGCGGTGGCAGAGCGGAGCGGCGACACCGCTTTCGTAAGATCCCAAGCGCCCCAAAGCGCCGTCGCCGCTCCGCTCTGCCGGCGCACTCCAAAATCCGTCCCGTGGCCCCTTGTCAAAAAGGCTGGATAAATATAGATTCGGCGGATGAAGCAACTGGCTTTTCTATTTATAGCAGCGATGGCGTTGGCGGGGTGTGGAACTACCAAGCCAACCCCTCCCAAGCCTTTCACCAACACCTTGGGCATGAAGTTTGTGCCGGTGCCGGGGACGGAAGTATCGTTTTGCATTTGGGAAACGCGAGTGAAGGATTACGCGGCGTATGCGGCGGCGAATGCGGGGGTGGATGGGAGTTGGAAGAAGCCCGTGTTTAAGCAGGCGGACACGTACCCGGTGGTGAATGTGAGCTGGAATGATGCAGTGGCGTTTTGTGAGTGGTTGACGAAGAAGGAATTGGCGGAAGGAAAGATCACCGCCAGCCAACGCTATCGATTGCCGACAGATGCGGAGTGGAGCACCGCCGTGGGTTTGGGGCGGGAGACGGGCAACTCGCCTAGGGAAAAACAAATGGGCATCAAGGGCGTGTACCCGTGGGGCAATGAGTGGCCACCGCCGAAGGGGGCGGGGAATTATTCTGGAGGATTGAACGTGGACAGCTATGACTACACCTCACCCGTGGGCAGCTTTGCCGCCAACACACACGGCCTACACGATATGGGAGGCAACGTGTGGGAATGGTGCGAAGACAGGTATGACCCTGCAGCAAACACATCCCGGGTGTTGCGCGGTGCGTCTTGGAGCGACGGCAGTCCCGCCTCCCTGTTGTCGTCCTACCGCTTCATCTTCCCCACGCCCGATTTTCGCGTCGCCGCCTTCGGCTTTCGGTGTGTGTTG
Encoded proteins:
- a CDS encoding SUMF1/EgtB/PvdO family nonheme iron enzyme, whose product is MKQLAFLFIAAMALAGCGTTKPTPPKPFTNTLGMKFVPVPGTEVSFCIWETRVKDYAAYAAANAGVDGSWKKPVFKQADTYPVVNVSWNDAVAFCEWLTKKELAEGKITASQRYRLPTDAEWSTAVGLGRETGNSPREKQMGIKGVYPWGNEWPPPKGAGNYSGGLNVDSYDYTSPVGSFAANTHGLHDMGGNVWEWCEDRYDPAANTSRVLRGASWSDGSPASLLSSYRFIFPTPDFRVAAFGFRCVLVGE